TGGAAGTCGTCGAGGCCGAAGGAGAAGCCCGCGGCGAAGTCGTGGAGCAGCGGGTGCGCCTGGGACTTGCGGAACGCGGCGTACCGCTCGGCGGCGCTCGGCTCGGCGGTGTCGGACCGGTCGGTCATGGGCAGCCCCTTCAGGCGATCACCGTGAGCGCCGCGGGAACGGCGGTCACGGTCAGCGGGAGGGAGCCGAGAGGCTCCCCGTCCGCGTAGGCGGTGATGTCGGCGGCGGCGATCGTCGCCGACCGGACCCGGTGGTGCTCGTAGGCCGGGTGGGTGGTGTGCGTGCCGCGGTAGAGCCGGGGGAACGCGCGCACGAGGCCGCGGCGGTCGAGCGACCGCACGACCACGACGTCGAGCAGCCCGTCGTCGAGCTCCGCGCCCTCGGTGATGCGCAGGCCCCCGCCGAACGACGAGGTGTTGCCGACGGCCGCGAGCACGCCCTCCACCGTACGCACGCGACCGTCGAGCTCGAGCGTGTAGCGCCGCGGGGCGAGGCTCCGGAGCTCGACGGCGGTCGCCGCGACGTACCGCAGCGGCCCCCGCGGCCAGGTCATCGCGTCGGCCCGCTCGGCGACGAGGGCGTCGAAGCCGCACGCGACCACGGTCGCGACGTAGCGGTCGCCGACGCGGGCGACGTCGAGCGTACGGCGCGCGCCGGCGATGATCCGATCCGCGGCCGCCAGCGGGGCGGCGGGCAGCCCGAGCTCGCGCGCGAGGTCGTTGCCCGTGCCCGCCGGCACGACGCCGAGCGGAAGGCCTGCCCGCACCACGTGCTGCAGCGCGAGGTGGACCGTCCCGTCGCCGCCGCACGCGACGAGGGCCTCCACCCCGTCGGCGACGGCCGCGCCAGCGAGGTACCGCGCCTCGTCGACGTCGCGGCCGACCAGGTCCACGACGTCGAACCCGGCGTCGCGCAGGCGGGGCAGGACCACGGAGCGCGCGCGGGCGCCCCGGCCGCGACCCGCGCCGGGGTGGGTCAGGAGGGCGATCCGCCGCACCGCCGCCTCAGATCGGCGACGGCTCGTCGGGCGACAGCCCGGAGTACGGCGACCGCGCGGCCTTGCGCTTGTCCAGGACCCGCGCGATGACCTCCGAGACGCCGACGAGGGCACACATGGGGAGCGCGAGGAAGAGCATCGTGAACGGGTCGGTCGACGGCGTGGCGATGGCCGCGAAGACGAAGATGCCGATGATGAACCACGGTCGGTACTGCCCGATGACCCGACCCGGGAGCAGGCCGGTCAGGTTGAGGAGGATGAGGAAGACCGGGATCTCGAAGGAGATGCCGAACACCAGCAGCGTGCGCACCAGGAACGAGAAGTAGTCACCGAACTCCACCAGGTTGGTGAGGTCGGCCTGGGTGAACCCGATGAGGATCTCGAGACCCTTGGGCAGCGTCAGGTAGCCCACCAGCACGCCGATCATGAAGAGCGGCCCGGCGAAGGCCGCGAACACGCGGCTCCACTTGCGCTCGTGGGCGTGCAGGCCCGGGAGGATGAACGACCAGATCTGGTGCAGCCAGTACGGGCTGGTCACCACGAGGGCAGCCATGCCGCAGAGCTTGAGGTAGAGCACGAGCGGACCACCGACGCCCGCGATGGTCGCCTGGGTGTCGGTGCCACCGCCGAGCCGCTCCGCCGCCTGCTTGTAGGGGTCGAAGACGAGCGCGAAGATCTGGTCGAAGAAGAAGAGCGCGACGACCAGTGCCACGACCCACGCAGTGACGGCGCGCATCACGCGGCCGCGCAGCTCCCGCAGGTGGTCGGAGAGCGCCATCCGGCCGTCGTCGCCGACGGAGTGGACCGGGCGGACCGAGTAGAAGCGCAGGAGTCCCTTGATAGCCACGGAGGACGGTGCGGAGGTCAGCCGTTGGTGGTGTCGCGACGCTCCTGGCGCACGGCCTCGGCGTCCTCCACCTGGCGGGCCTCGAGCGGGCGCGTGGCGGGGTCGGCGGCGGCGTTGGGGGCCGGGGCGTCCTTGGCGTCCTTGTCGTCGTCGTCGATCAGACCCTTGGTCTCCGACTTGAAGATGCGGAGAGCCTGGCCGGTGCCGCGGGCGAGCTCGGGGAGCTTCTTGGCGCCGAACAGCAGCACGATCACCAGGACGATCAGGACGAGCTCCCACCCACCGGGCGGGGCGAGAAGTGGCTGGACCACGGTGTTCCTCACAGACTGTCGGAGACGGCTCGTCCACTGTACGCGACGTCAGGCGTACAGGCTGAGGGTCTCCTGTGCACGCGCGGTGAACGATGCGGCGAGCTCCGCCGGCGCCAGGACGGTGACGTGCGGTGCGTGCCGCGAGACGAGGCGCACGAGCCACCGCGGGTCGACGACGTGGAGGTCGACCTCCGACCGGCCGTCAGCGCGGTCACGCTGCGCGACGACGGGGAGGTAGTCCGGCAGCCACCGCACCTCGGCGTCGAGGAGCAGCGTCGCGAGCGGGCTGTCCGCGGGCGGCACGAACGGCTCGAACGTCGCCTGCGCCGCCTCGGACTCGGTCGCCTCCGCCGGGGAGGCGTCGGCGCGGACGACCACGGGCGTGTCCAGGGTGCGGGCCTCCACGATGCGGTCGACGCGGAAGGTGCGGGGCGCGTCGGCGGCGTGGCACCAGGCGTCGAGGTAGGCCACGTTCCCGTGCTCGGTGACGAGGTGCGGGTCGACCGTGCGCTCGACCACCTCGTCCCGCGAGGGCACGTGGTAGCGCAGCAGCACCTGCCGCTCCGCGGCCACCGCCTCCTCCAGCTGCGCCCGCACGTCGGCGGCCGGGTCCACGCCCGAGCCGTCCTCCCCCGCGTCGATGGCCGCCTCGTCACCGAGGGCGGCCTCCAGCTTGTGCAGCACCCGGTCCACGACGTCCCGGGCGTCCGCCTCCGCCGACCCGCGTACGACGCGGAGCGCCACCACGAGGGCAGAGGCCTCGGTGGGCGAGAGCCGCAGCGGGCGGTCGAGGTAGTCGGCGTTCGACATGCGGATCAGGCGGTCGCCGTCCGGCTGCACCAGCGCCGAGATGTCGACGTCGATGAGGTCGTCGGGATAGCCGCCGGGCAGCCCGCACATGAAGAGCACGTGCAGGTCCTTCACGATCTGCTGCGGCGTCAGCCCCAGGTCCCGCGCGGCCTCCTCGACGTGCACGGTGCCCCGCGCGTTGAGGTAGGGCACGAGGGCGAGCATCCGCCCGACCTGCTCGCGGGCGCCGGTGCCGGCCGTGCTCATGCGGGCTCCTCCTCGGGACGGGTCGTCGGCTCGAGCGCCGAGCGCAGGGCGGCGACGACGTCGCTCCGGAGCGCGGGGGGCGCCTCGACGACGACGTCGGGGCCGTGCTCGAGCACGAGGCGCAGCGCCACCGGTCCCGACCACGGCAGGGTGACGCGGTCCCAGGCGTCGGTGCCGTCCGGTCCCCGCACCTCGGGCTCCGTGCTCGTGGCGTCGCGCCGCAGCGCGAAGCCGGCCCCGCGACGTACCAGGAGGACCGCGGGATCGCCCGTCGGCGGCGCGGGCCGCAGGCGGCGGGCCACCTCGGAGACGTCCACGTCGGGCGGCGGCACGAAGGCGTCGCGGCGTCCCACGGCCCGTGCGGTGCCGACGATGCGCGACAACCGGAACACGCGCTCGGCGTCCCGGTCGGTGTCGAGCCCGACGGCGTACCAGCGGCTGCCGTAGCGGACGAGGCCCCACGGCTGGA
This Nocardioides alkalitolerans DNA region includes the following protein-coding sequences:
- a CDS encoding YegS/Rv2252/BmrU family lipid kinase, translated to MRRIALLTHPGAGRGRGARARSVVLPRLRDAGFDVVDLVGRDVDEARYLAGAAVADGVEALVACGGDGTVHLALQHVVRAGLPLGVVPAGTGNDLARELGLPAAPLAAADRIIAGARRTLDVARVGDRYVATVVACGFDALVAERADAMTWPRGPLRYVAATAVELRSLAPRRYTLELDGRVRTVEGVLAAVGNTSSFGGGLRITEGAELDDGLLDVVVVRSLDRRGLVRAFPRLYRGTHTTHPAYEHHRVRSATIAAADITAYADGEPLGSLPLTVTAVPAALTVIA
- the tatC gene encoding twin-arginine translocase subunit TatC is translated as MAIKGLLRFYSVRPVHSVGDDGRMALSDHLRELRGRVMRAVTAWVVALVVALFFFDQIFALVFDPYKQAAERLGGGTDTQATIAGVGGPLVLYLKLCGMAALVVTSPYWLHQIWSFILPGLHAHERKWSRVFAAFAGPLFMIGVLVGYLTLPKGLEILIGFTQADLTNLVEFGDYFSFLVRTLLVFGISFEIPVFLILLNLTGLLPGRVIGQYRPWFIIGIFVFAAIATPSTDPFTMLFLALPMCALVGVSEVIARVLDKRKAARSPYSGLSPDEPSPI
- a CDS encoding WYL domain-containing protein — protein: MSTAGTGAREQVGRMLALVPYLNARGTVHVEEAARDLGLTPQQIVKDLHVLFMCGLPGGYPDDLIDVDISALVQPDGDRLIRMSNADYLDRPLRLSPTEASALVVALRVVRGSAEADARDVVDRVLHKLEAALGDEAAIDAGEDGSGVDPAADVRAQLEEAVAAERQVLLRYHVPSRDEVVERTVDPHLVTEHGNVAYLDAWCHAADAPRTFRVDRIVEARTLDTPVVVRADASPAEATESEAAQATFEPFVPPADSPLATLLLDAEVRWLPDYLPVVAQRDRADGRSEVDLHVVDPRWLVRLVSRHAPHVTVLAPAELAASFTARAQETLSLYA
- the tatA gene encoding Sec-independent protein translocase subunit TatA, giving the protein MVQPLLAPPGGWELVLIVLVIVLLFGAKKLPELARGTGQALRIFKSETKGLIDDDDKDAKDAPAPNAAADPATRPLEARQVEDAEAVRQERRDTTNG